Proteins encoded within one genomic window of Microbacterium soli:
- a CDS encoding MFS transporter: MIAVTGLGGVLGSLLGDWIVQRFGERIELTETTLSCAAVLALTTVAVWTTGLSALKALFVAVLLVSALLDGMWAVVRQSMVAELVSNSHRGRAMTLYGASQRLGRMTGPWPVRDHQSGGGLPHTCGAGRRHGRHRRRAGDDGAAGSPHEPRPLIPLRGDPLVHLVDEHIALVMSLGAASTASTPNGEGSAGSGVIPQRMTRRVTLAPIMPCAPAPRRLRRGSPSRPSRRTSRPSR; the protein is encoded by the coding sequence GTGATCGCGGTGACGGGTCTCGGCGGTGTGCTCGGCTCCCTCCTCGGCGACTGGATCGTCCAGCGGTTCGGGGAGCGGATCGAACTCACTGAGACCACGCTCTCCTGCGCGGCGGTCCTCGCCCTGACGACCGTCGCCGTCTGGACAACAGGGTTGTCGGCCCTGAAAGCGCTGTTCGTGGCGGTCCTGCTGGTCAGCGCGCTGCTGGACGGCATGTGGGCGGTCGTACGACAGTCGATGGTCGCGGAGCTGGTGTCTAACTCCCACCGCGGACGAGCGATGACCCTCTATGGCGCGTCTCAGCGGCTGGGCCGGATGACGGGTCCGTGGCCTGTCCGCGATCACCAGTCCGGAGGCGGTCTGCCTCACACGTGCGGCGCTGGCCGTCGTCACGGTCGTCATCGGCGTCGGGCTGGCGATGACGGTGCTGCAGGCTCTCCGCACGAACCGCGACCGCTCATCCCGCTGCGGGGGGATCCGCTCGTCCATCTCGTCGACGAGCACATCGCGCTGGTGATGTCACTCGGGGCCGCCTCGACAGCGTCCACGCCGAACGGTGAGGGGTCGGCCGGCAGCGGCGTCATTCCTCAGCGGATGACCCGCCGGGTCACGTTGGCACCCATCATGCCGTGCGCTCCGGCACCGCGACGTCTCCGACGAGGTTCACCTTCACGCCCAAGCCGTCGAACATCGCGGCCTTCGCGATGA
- a CDS encoding FGGY-family carbohydrate kinase has translation MREIVGVELSVLECQGEEDGMRCTLGVDIGTSSSKGVLVAEDGSILATATRAHEVDRPRSGWAEMDGRIWWDEFVSIARELLSAQPGAEPVAIGVSGMGPCVLLADDEDEPVRPAILYGVDTRSTEQIVRLTEELGEDEIVRTGGSVLTSQAGGAKMVWVADEEPEAWASARRVFMPASWLVRRLTGEYALDHQSASQLSPFYDVENERWHDPWWSRFADRIVPPPLSWAGEVAGTVTSVASALTGIPEGTPVITGTIDAWAEAVSVGAHSTGDLMLMYGTTMFLIATVTETLRTPSMWTTVGAFPGTRNLAGGMATSGALTAWLKELTDADYPLLLAEAAESGAGARGLLMLPYFAGERSPIQDPDARGVIAGLTLRHGRGDLYRAALEATALGARHNIETMRTAGADLHRVVAVGGGTQGRLWMQVVSDVTGLAQEVPATTIGASYGAAFLAASAVADGSTPLRIEDWNPVVDQIEPDPDICPIYDELFDRYLRLYESTRPVIHELADAQRAR, from the coding sequence TTGCGCGAGATCGTGGGCGTGGAGCTGTCGGTGCTGGAGTGTCAGGGCGAGGAGGACGGAATGCGCTGCACCCTCGGGGTGGATATCGGCACGTCGAGCAGTAAGGGCGTGCTCGTGGCAGAAGACGGCTCGATCTTGGCTACGGCGACCCGTGCGCATGAGGTCGATCGGCCGCGCTCCGGTTGGGCTGAGATGGATGGCCGCATCTGGTGGGACGAGTTCGTCTCCATTGCGCGGGAGCTGCTCAGCGCGCAACCGGGTGCGGAACCGGTCGCTATCGGCGTGAGTGGTATGGGGCCGTGCGTTCTGCTCGCCGATGACGAAGACGAGCCTGTGCGTCCTGCGATCCTCTATGGCGTCGACACCCGCTCGACCGAACAGATCGTACGCCTCACTGAGGAGCTGGGCGAGGACGAGATCGTCCGAACTGGAGGATCGGTGCTCACCTCACAGGCCGGCGGTGCGAAGATGGTCTGGGTAGCCGATGAGGAGCCGGAGGCCTGGGCTTCTGCCAGACGCGTATTCATGCCAGCATCCTGGCTCGTCCGCCGGCTCACGGGCGAGTACGCGCTCGACCATCAGTCCGCCAGTCAACTCTCCCCGTTCTATGATGTGGAGAACGAGCGCTGGCATGATCCCTGGTGGTCGCGCTTCGCCGATCGCATCGTGCCGCCCCCACTGTCCTGGGCGGGCGAGGTGGCGGGGACGGTCACCTCTGTAGCATCCGCTCTGACAGGGATCCCCGAGGGGACCCCGGTCATCACCGGGACGATCGATGCCTGGGCTGAGGCGGTGAGCGTGGGCGCGCACAGTACCGGTGATCTGATGCTGATGTACGGGACGACTATGTTCCTGATCGCCACCGTCACTGAGACACTGCGCACGCCATCGATGTGGACTACGGTGGGTGCGTTCCCCGGCACCCGGAATCTTGCGGGAGGCATGGCGACCTCCGGTGCACTCACCGCCTGGCTGAAGGAGCTCACTGACGCCGACTATCCCCTGCTTCTCGCGGAGGCGGCGGAGTCGGGTGCCGGTGCACGAGGTCTGCTGATGCTCCCGTACTTCGCAGGCGAGCGTAGCCCGATCCAGGATCCGGATGCTCGCGGCGTGATCGCCGGACTCACCCTTCGCCACGGTCGCGGCGACCTCTACCGGGCGGCTCTGGAGGCGACTGCCCTCGGAGCCCGTCACAATATCGAAACCATGCGCACAGCCGGCGCGGACCTCCATCGGGTCGTAGCGGTCGGCGGAGGAACTCAGGGGCGCCTCTGGATGCAGGTCGTCTCAGATGTCACCGGGCTCGCCCAGGAGGTGCCCGCTACCACGATCGGCGCAAGCTACGGGGCGGCTTTCCTCGCCGCATCCGCAGTCGCCGACGGGTCGACTCCGCTGCGAATCGAGGACTGGAACCCGGTGGTCGACCAGATCGAGCCCGACCCCGATATCTGCCCCATATACGACGAGCTCTTCGACCGCTATCTGCGGCTGTATGAGAGCACCAGACCGGTCATTCACGAACTCGCCGACGCACAGCGCGCGCGATGA
- a CDS encoding fucose isomerase, protein MSYTLPTPAVRPQAAPRTAYLITSGDLRESANTAGWAVQEETEAAVTRAFEELGWSVIRAFGVDPERGHGYIRSQRMGLEVFKSIPVDAPLVVAIANWQYSHHVLAGLRTHQGPILTTANFAPDWPGLVGLLGLNAGLTKMGKEYATIWSVDFTDDWFKEGIREWIQTGRITHDSSHVRALPALPASAEKELGEALAAELLADKAIIGVFDEGCMGMYNAIFDDELLNRIGIYKERLSQSALYAEMLEVTDAEADAAYDWLIDRGMTFRYGEDAATELTRDQVQWQLKMYIAALRISDDFGLDAVGIQYQQGLKDLVPASDLAEGILNSTDRPPVTSRDGRRVLHEGRAFPHFNEADEGVAVDALITHRVWRAMGLEPDTTLHDVRWGEEYDGRFVWSYEISGSVPASHLGGWDKAEGWRQGHVFFPAGGATINGVSKAGEVVLSRVFISEGILQVDIFRGSVVELPDVESQRRKEATNPEWPIAHVVLHGQTRDQFMARHKANHVQLVYAPDAETADRALIAKAAMFDGLGVKVNLVGDVAVPERTA, encoded by the coding sequence ATGAGCTACACCCTCCCCACCCCGGCAGTCCGGCCGCAGGCCGCACCGAGGACGGCCTATCTGATCACCTCCGGCGACCTGCGCGAGTCTGCCAACACCGCCGGCTGGGCGGTGCAGGAGGAGACCGAGGCCGCAGTCACCCGTGCCTTCGAGGAGCTCGGGTGGAGCGTGATCCGTGCCTTTGGTGTCGACCCCGAGCGCGGACACGGTTATATTCGGAGCCAGCGCATGGGGCTGGAGGTCTTCAAGAGCATCCCGGTGGACGCTCCCCTGGTGGTCGCTATCGCCAACTGGCAGTATTCGCACCACGTGCTGGCGGGGCTGCGCACCCACCAGGGTCCTATCCTGACCACGGCCAACTTCGCCCCCGACTGGCCGGGCCTGGTCGGGTTGCTGGGCCTGAACGCAGGACTGACCAAAATGGGCAAGGAGTACGCCACCATCTGGTCGGTCGACTTCACCGACGACTGGTTCAAGGAAGGCATCCGGGAATGGATCCAGACCGGACGCATCACGCACGACTCCTCGCACGTCCGCGCTCTCCCCGCTCTCCCCGCCAGCGCCGAAAAGGAACTGGGTGAGGCTCTGGCCGCCGAGTTGCTGGCTGACAAGGCCATCATTGGCGTGTTCGACGAGGGCTGCATGGGGATGTACAACGCCATCTTCGACGACGAGCTGCTCAACCGCATCGGCATCTACAAGGAGCGTCTGTCGCAGTCGGCGCTCTACGCCGAGATGCTCGAGGTGACGGATGCTGAGGCCGACGCTGCCTATGACTGGCTCATCGACCGCGGGATGACGTTCCGCTACGGTGAGGACGCCGCCACAGAGCTCACTCGCGATCAGGTGCAATGGCAGCTGAAGATGTACATCGCCGCCCTGCGCATCTCCGATGACTTCGGTCTGGACGCGGTGGGCATCCAGTATCAGCAGGGTCTGAAGGATCTGGTCCCGGCATCCGATCTGGCCGAGGGCATCCTGAACTCCACCGACCGCCCTCCGGTGACCAGTCGCGACGGCAGGCGTGTGCTGCACGAAGGTCGCGCATTCCCGCACTTCAATGAAGCGGATGAGGGAGTGGCCGTGGATGCGCTGATCACCCACCGGGTGTGGCGAGCAATGGGCCTGGAGCCGGACACCACCCTGCATGACGTGCGCTGGGGCGAGGAGTACGACGGGCGGTTCGTGTGGTCCTACGAGATCTCCGGCTCCGTCCCCGCCTCGCACTTGGGCGGCTGGGACAAGGCCGAGGGGTGGCGCCAGGGGCACGTGTTCTTCCCGGCGGGTGGTGCCACGATCAACGGCGTCTCCAAGGCCGGGGAGGTTGTGCTCTCGCGGGTGTTCATCTCCGAGGGCATCCTGCAGGTCGACATCTTCCGCGGCTCGGTCGTGGAGCTTCCGGATGTCGAATCGCAGCGCCGGAAGGAAGCCACCAACCCGGAGTGGCCCATCGCGCACGTCGTGCTGCACGGCCAGACCCGCGACCAGTTCATGGCGCGACACAAGGCCAACCACGTGCAGCTGGTCTATGCGCCTGATGCGGAGACGGCTGATAGGGCTCTCATCGCGAAGGCCGCGATGTTCGACGGCTTGGGCGTGAAGGTGAACCTCGTCGGAGACGTCGCGGTGCCGGAGCGCACGGCATGA
- a CDS encoding glycosyltransferase — translation MTSGRPLKILIGCDTFAPDINGAARFAERLAAGLVARGHEVHIVAPNTAYRRSRTHVETIEGEPLIMHRLPAVRWLPHDWLRFIWPWRSKHYARKVLDEVQPDVVHIQSHIVIGRGLTRIAHKRGIPIIATNHVMAENILDHTTMPAFINRIVLKLAWDDAARTFGMTRAVTTPTRKAADFLERTIDISGVVPVSCGIDRRNYTPVIGPRDRNRILFVGRLTGEKKVDVVLHALARLDPALDAHFDIAGGGDQRRALETLTHQLGLDDRVTFHGRVTDDELRELYSRASVFAIASIAELQSIVTMEAMASALPVVGADAVALPHLVHDGENGYLFEPGNVDDLAEKLTRVLTADPVEYERMQRASLDGVAVHDITRTLDTFEALYRDEPLPE, via the coding sequence TTGACCTCCGGACGTCCCCTGAAGATCCTCATCGGCTGCGACACGTTCGCGCCGGACATCAACGGCGCGGCGCGCTTCGCCGAGCGGCTGGCCGCGGGCCTGGTCGCCCGCGGTCATGAGGTGCACATCGTCGCGCCCAACACCGCGTACCGCCGGTCCCGGACCCATGTCGAGACCATCGAGGGCGAACCGCTCATCATGCACCGCCTGCCGGCGGTGCGCTGGCTGCCGCACGACTGGCTGCGGTTCATCTGGCCCTGGCGCTCCAAGCACTACGCCCGTAAGGTGCTGGACGAGGTGCAGCCGGATGTCGTGCACATCCAGTCGCACATCGTGATCGGCCGGGGGCTCACCCGCATCGCCCACAAGCGCGGCATCCCGATCATCGCGACGAACCACGTCATGGCCGAGAACATCCTCGACCACACGACGATGCCCGCGTTCATCAACCGGATCGTCCTCAAGCTCGCCTGGGACGACGCCGCGCGCACCTTCGGCATGACCAGGGCCGTGACCACGCCGACCCGCAAGGCCGCGGACTTCCTCGAGCGCACCATCGACATCTCCGGCGTCGTGCCGGTCAGCTGCGGCATCGACCGACGCAACTACACGCCGGTCATCGGCCCGCGCGACCGCAACCGCATCCTCTTCGTCGGTCGGCTGACCGGCGAGAAGAAGGTCGACGTGGTGCTGCACGCCCTGGCGCGGCTCGACCCGGCGCTGGACGCGCATTTCGACATCGCCGGCGGCGGCGACCAGCGCAGAGCGCTGGAGACCCTGACGCACCAGCTGGGGCTCGACGACCGCGTGACCTTCCACGGTCGGGTCACCGACGACGAGCTGCGCGAGCTCTACTCCCGCGCATCCGTCTTCGCGATCGCGTCGATCGCGGAGCTGCAGTCGATCGTGACGATGGAGGCCATGGCATCCGCTCTGCCCGTCGTCGGGGCGGACGCCGTCGCGCTGCCGCACCTCGTGCACGACGGGGAGAACGGCTACCTGTTCGAACCGGGGAACGTCGACGACCTGGCGGAGAAGCTCACGCGCGTGCTCACCGCCGATCCGGTGGAGTACGAGCGGATGCAGCGCGCGTCCCTCGACGGCGTGGCGGTGCACGACATCACCCGCACGCTGGACACCTTCGAGGCGCTGTACCGGGACGAGCCGCTGCCGGAATAG
- a CDS encoding NRDE family protein gives MCTVVIDVASSGARLLAVRDEDPQRPWDDLGPWWPDSHPGVIGIHDRRAGGAWLALDPRTHRLAVLLNRADVLDLPEESVLSRGSLALESVVGRSPESGPLPMHGFNLLEASPTGARVLSWDGTVLRETPVSAGVHMIAHDDLDDPRTARIRAWLPLFAGSRPDDDGWADRWVGLLAESARLDPDDDRAIIRDNNAHGYPTQSLLYCTAEVSDDTAEVRSHVLAAPGRWG, from the coding sequence GTGTGCACCGTCGTGATCGATGTCGCATCCAGCGGGGCGCGGCTGCTGGCCGTGCGGGATGAGGACCCGCAGCGACCGTGGGACGATCTGGGTCCGTGGTGGCCGGATTCCCACCCGGGCGTCATCGGCATCCACGACCGGCGTGCGGGCGGCGCCTGGCTGGCCCTCGATCCGCGCACGCACCGGTTGGCCGTGCTGCTGAACCGCGCCGACGTGCTCGATCTGCCCGAGGAGTCCGTGCTCTCCCGCGGATCGCTGGCGCTGGAGTCCGTCGTGGGCCGGTCGCCCGAGAGCGGGCCGCTGCCCATGCATGGTTTCAACCTCCTCGAAGCCTCGCCCACGGGCGCTCGGGTGCTCTCATGGGACGGCACCGTCCTGCGGGAGACGCCGGTGTCGGCCGGCGTGCACATGATCGCGCACGATGACCTCGACGACCCCCGCACCGCCCGCATCCGGGCATGGCTGCCGCTGTTCGCCGGCAGCAGGCCCGACGACGACGGCTGGGCGGATCGCTGGGTGGGGCTGCTCGCCGAGAGCGCACGACTGGACCCCGACGACGATCGTGCGATCATCCGCGACAACAACGCGCACGGCTATCCGACGCAGTCGCTGCTGTACTGCACGGCGGAGGTGTCCGACGACACTGCCGAGGTCCGCTCGCACGTGCTGGCCGCGCCCGGCCGCTGGGGCTGA
- the coaBC gene encoding bifunctional phosphopantothenoylcysteine decarboxylase/phosphopantothenate--cysteine ligase CoaBC, translating to MNIVVGVTGGIAAYKAVHLVRLLIKDGHEVTVIPTEDALRFVGLPTWEAISRHPVTTSVHDDVARVRHVAVGQAAELVIVAPATANTIAKMAAGLADDLLGTTLLATTAPVAIAPAMHTEMWRHAATQANIAVLRERGVAILGPAEGELTGGDSGPGRMLEPEQIMERALALRGERDLDGLRVAVSAGGTREPLDPVRYLGNRSSGRQGVALALAAADRGAEVVLVAAHLDDGVLADAARHPLIRIERAGTAAELGLAMRAVSEDAAVIVMAAAVADYRPAEVAEGKLTKESGVLESIDLVQNEDIVASLAARRHPGQVVVAFAAETPQDEAEMLARARRKRERKGVDLLVVNEVGWDRGFEMAENTVQVIGEGGAVRARASGSKRSVADDIWDVIAADLG from the coding sequence GTGAACATCGTCGTGGGAGTCACGGGCGGCATCGCCGCGTACAAGGCGGTGCACCTGGTGCGCCTGCTCATCAAGGACGGGCACGAGGTGACGGTCATCCCCACCGAGGATGCGCTGCGCTTCGTCGGCCTGCCCACGTGGGAGGCCATCAGCCGGCATCCGGTCACCACCAGCGTGCACGACGACGTCGCCCGGGTGCGGCACGTCGCCGTGGGTCAGGCGGCGGAGCTCGTGATCGTCGCGCCCGCGACGGCCAACACGATCGCGAAGATGGCGGCGGGGCTCGCCGACGACCTGCTGGGCACCACGCTGCTGGCCACGACGGCGCCGGTCGCGATCGCGCCGGCCATGCACACGGAGATGTGGCGGCACGCGGCCACGCAGGCGAACATCGCCGTCCTCCGCGAGCGGGGCGTCGCGATCCTCGGCCCCGCCGAGGGCGAGCTCACCGGCGGCGACTCCGGGCCCGGACGGATGCTGGAGCCGGAGCAGATCATGGAGCGGGCGCTGGCGCTGCGGGGCGAGCGCGACCTCGACGGCCTGCGTGTGGCGGTCTCCGCGGGCGGCACCCGTGAACCTCTCGACCCCGTGCGCTACCTGGGCAACCGCTCCAGCGGCAGGCAGGGCGTCGCTCTCGCACTGGCGGCGGCCGATCGCGGTGCCGAGGTCGTGCTGGTGGCCGCCCATCTCGACGACGGGGTGCTGGCGGATGCCGCCCGGCATCCGCTCATCCGCATCGAGCGCGCCGGCACTGCGGCCGAGCTGGGGCTCGCCATGCGGGCGGTGTCGGAGGACGCGGCGGTGATCGTCATGGCGGCCGCCGTCGCCGATTACCGTCCGGCGGAGGTCGCCGAGGGCAAGCTCACCAAGGAGTCCGGTGTGCTGGAGAGCATCGACCTCGTCCAGAACGAGGACATCGTGGCGTCCCTGGCGGCCAGACGGCATCCCGGGCAGGTCGTCGTGGCCTTCGCCGCGGAGACCCCGCAGGACGAGGCGGAGATGCTCGCCCGCGCGCGCCGCAAGCGCGAGCGCAAGGGCGTCGACCTGCTCGTGGTCAACGAGGTCGGCTGGGATCGCGGCTTCGAGATGGCCGAGAACACCGTCCAGGTCATCGGCGAGGGCGGTGCCGTGCGCGCCCGGGCATCCGGCTCCAAGAGGTCGGTCGCCGATGACATCTGGGACGTGATCGCCGCCGATCTCGGGTGA
- a CDS encoding ABC transporter substrate-binding protein, whose translation MNQAGNEAVGYWRHALGRRQFLKLVGIGSAAMASASLLSSCAPSSGDSESSLRTLKVGLTPFQDFYVVLIGIEKGYWAEEGIKLDIVNLSYESVTESLASGSVEIGTNNDAFVLGGQDKYPEQVQSNIFFLFQGGAIMVRPDGPFTTYDQAIAAGATPEEARRDVCAQLRDKTILLTTNSDFELTVAAAAQSGGLDYFNDVKFIDGNPDENLAAFMGGAGDGYIGGLPQRTRLVEEGMVPLITAENLSSEATIQGGWSASEKLIAEEPEVFMSFQRVIYRCLQFIEENPEEGFQIIIDKLSSETGANYTHEDLESVWNKVELFPASGEQMEAMVFDESSQFYWRPRYEFVEKFYLERGVVSGPVDLDRIFPFQWIHAQYMAKYESDAWESMGAQHASGDLVESR comes from the coding sequence GTGAATCAAGCAGGCAATGAAGCTGTTGGATACTGGCGTCATGCTCTCGGACGTCGTCAGTTCCTGAAACTGGTCGGAATAGGTTCAGCGGCGATGGCTTCCGCGTCGTTGTTGAGTTCCTGCGCGCCGAGTTCGGGGGACAGCGAAAGCTCACTGAGGACGTTGAAAGTCGGCCTGACCCCATTCCAAGATTTCTATGTGGTGCTGATCGGGATCGAAAAGGGATACTGGGCAGAAGAGGGGATCAAACTCGATATCGTGAACCTCTCTTATGAGAGCGTGACCGAATCTCTTGCCTCGGGTTCCGTTGAGATCGGCACCAATAACGACGCGTTCGTCCTTGGGGGCCAGGATAAGTATCCGGAACAGGTGCAGAGCAACATCTTCTTCTTGTTCCAGGGCGGCGCGATAATGGTCCGTCCCGATGGACCGTTCACTACCTACGATCAGGCCATTGCGGCCGGCGCGACGCCGGAAGAAGCACGGCGAGACGTCTGTGCGCAGCTGCGCGACAAGACGATTCTCCTGACGACCAACTCCGACTTCGAACTGACCGTCGCGGCAGCGGCTCAGAGCGGTGGTCTCGACTACTTCAATGATGTGAAGTTCATCGACGGCAATCCTGATGAGAATCTCGCCGCGTTCATGGGCGGTGCGGGCGACGGCTACATCGGGGGACTCCCGCAGCGGACCCGTCTCGTCGAAGAAGGCATGGTTCCGTTGATCACGGCGGAGAACCTCTCGAGTGAAGCGACCATTCAGGGCGGCTGGTCAGCCTCGGAGAAGCTCATCGCGGAAGAGCCTGAGGTCTTCATGAGCTTCCAGAGGGTCATCTATCGATGCCTTCAGTTCATTGAGGAGAACCCGGAGGAAGGGTTCCAGATCATCATTGACAAGCTCTCGTCGGAGACCGGAGCGAACTACACGCACGAGGACCTGGAGAGCGTGTGGAACAAGGTCGAGCTCTTCCCCGCTTCCGGCGAGCAGATGGAGGCGATGGTGTTCGACGAATCCAGTCAGTTCTACTGGCGCCCGCGGTACGAGTTCGTGGAGAAGTTCTATCTCGAACGAGGCGTCGTCTCCGGGCCGGTGGATCTCGACCGCATCTTCCCGTTCCAGTGGATCCACGCGCAGTACATGGCGAAGTACGAGTCGGATGCCTGGGAGTCCATGGGCGCCCAGCATGCGAGCGGGGATCTCGTGGAGAGTAGATGA
- a CDS encoding ABC transporter ATP-binding protein, whose product MKGIRVDISGEDTNNSESVQTNMPGSSIIIDSVSHVYETRSGPLHAVENVSLQVREGEFLALVGPSGSGKSTLLHMIAGLLTQTEGTITARGAEIDGPGSDRGMVFQSDTVFPWMTVEKNVMYGLGSLSSMSREHRKKAEDKVAHYLSKVDLLDHRKRYPKELSGGMRKRVELARAYVTDPDILLLDEPFGSLDALTREAMQLDLVKMAQGEKSQTIVLVTHDIEEAIFLADRVVVMTPRPARVDSEFEVPFSRPRDPGVIASQEFQRLRYEIRSRLEVDVV is encoded by the coding sequence TTGAAAGGTATCCGCGTGGATATATCGGGTGAGGACACCAACAATTCGGAGAGTGTGCAGACCAATATGCCCGGCAGTTCCATCATCATTGACTCGGTAAGCCATGTGTATGAGACTAGAAGTGGCCCGTTGCATGCTGTCGAAAATGTGTCCCTGCAGGTGAGGGAAGGAGAGTTTCTCGCACTGGTCGGCCCATCAGGTTCCGGCAAATCCACTCTTTTGCACATGATCGCAGGTCTGTTGACTCAGACTGAAGGGACTATCACCGCGCGCGGCGCTGAAATTGACGGGCCGGGCTCGGACCGCGGAATGGTATTCCAAAGTGACACGGTGTTTCCATGGATGACCGTCGAGAAGAACGTCATGTATGGATTGGGATCGCTTTCCTCAATGTCGCGCGAACACCGCAAGAAGGCAGAGGACAAGGTTGCACATTATCTTTCGAAAGTGGATCTGCTCGACCATCGGAAGCGGTATCCGAAAGAGCTTAGTGGCGGAATGCGTAAACGTGTGGAGTTGGCGCGTGCCTATGTGACCGACCCCGACATTCTGCTGCTCGACGAACCGTTCGGATCCCTGGATGCATTGACGCGTGAAGCCATGCAGCTGGATCTTGTGAAAATGGCTCAAGGCGAGAAGTCACAGACGATCGTACTGGTGACACACGATATCGAGGAGGCGATTTTTCTTGCCGATCGCGTCGTCGTGATGACGCCCCGTCCGGCTCGCGTCGACTCTGAGTTCGAGGTTCCGTTCTCGCGGCCCCGCGATCCGGGGGTCATCGCTTCTCAAGAGTTTCAACGGCTGAGGTACGAGATTCGCAGCCGTCTGGAGGTCGATGTCGTATGA
- a CDS encoding ABC transporter permease, whose product MFVDPLYFPSTVGTWEALGTLGGNYLVAMWATTYRVVLGMLLGIALGVSIGVLMHASKLYSAIMDPFVEVLRPVPALALIPFFILWFGLGDLGKILLIALGGFVTMVVTTYEALTHVSPTYVGAARTLGAGKLRIYRTIYLPAILPAFWSGVRVSAATSFGLGIAAEFMGAQEGLGYLILLARRTLHTEVMLLGVLGIGLLSFLLDRLIRWAGRRTTQWASSVQG is encoded by the coding sequence GTGTTCGTCGACCCCCTCTACTTCCCTTCGACCGTTGGAACCTGGGAAGCGCTGGGAACGCTGGGCGGGAATTATCTTGTCGCGATGTGGGCCACGACCTACCGCGTGGTGCTCGGCATGCTGCTGGGAATCGCACTCGGGGTTTCCATTGGGGTGTTGATGCATGCAAGCAAGCTGTACTCCGCGATCATGGATCCGTTTGTCGAGGTGCTCAGGCCCGTCCCTGCGCTCGCCTTGATCCCGTTCTTCATCCTCTGGTTCGGATTGGGTGATCTGGGCAAGATCCTTCTGATCGCGCTGGGTGGTTTCGTGACCATGGTCGTGACGACATACGAAGCACTCACTCATGTCAGCCCCACCTATGTGGGTGCTGCCAGAACGCTTGGTGCCGGAAAACTGCGCATATATCGCACCATCTACCTGCCGGCGATACTCCCGGCGTTCTGGAGCGGTGTCCGGGTGTCGGCCGCGACCTCTTTCGGTCTCGGCATTGCCGCGGAGTTCATGGGTGCGCAAGAAGGTCTTGGTTACCTCATACTGCTCGCCCGCAGGACGTTGCACACGGAGGTCATGCTCCTCGGCGTGCTCGGGATCGGTCTTCTTTCGTTCCTGCTTGATCGGCTGATCAGATGGGCCGGGCGACGAACGACTCAATGGGCGAGTTCGGTTCAAGGTTGA
- a CDS encoding N-acyl homoserine lactonase family protein, which translates to MMTSTGSGKHKIYFADTTEIKLDEKSISVLLLNSGVHPDVPPEDIRLYGYREQITWPDGSVAPGVLEPICLWYIPTPTMKILVDTGISPENAAHANKVFRTRDQGQVYTTRPEHDIRKFLASHGTTPEEIDVVILTHLHLDHFANAPAYTNARFIVQRRELPWGLTPPPYAEFHWREFTPYLIDVLDRVEAVEGDVTICDGVEAWWVGGHTAGSQAVAVDTELGKVVLAGDFFYSYKNIEWNWPPGNYWSLDEWEQSSQRLRSDSDLIIPNHDYETFERYPRGYIG; encoded by the coding sequence ATGATGACGTCCACGGGATCCGGTAAGCACAAGATCTATTTCGCGGATACCACCGAGATCAAGCTCGATGAGAAGAGCATCAGCGTGCTCCTGCTCAACTCGGGCGTACATCCGGATGTACCGCCCGAGGATATCCGTCTCTATGGGTACAGGGAACAGATCACGTGGCCTGATGGCAGTGTTGCTCCGGGAGTTCTCGAGCCGATCTGCCTGTGGTACATACCCACTCCGACGATGAAGATCCTCGTGGACACAGGCATCAGCCCCGAGAACGCAGCCCATGCCAACAAGGTGTTTCGTACACGGGACCAGGGGCAGGTCTATACGACGAGGCCAGAACATGACATCCGCAAGTTCTTGGCCTCGCATGGAACCACTCCGGAGGAGATCGATGTCGTCATCCTGACGCACTTGCACCTTGACCACTTCGCGAATGCCCCGGCATACACGAATGCGCGGTTCATCGTCCAACGCAGAGAGCTTCCGTGGGGCCTCACCCCGCCACCCTATGCAGAGTTCCACTGGCGCGAGTTCACTCCCTATCTGATCGATGTACTCGACCGTGTGGAGGCGGTCGAGGGGGACGTCACGATCTGCGACGGCGTTGAGGCATGGTGGGTCGGTGGTCACACCGCGGGAAGCCAGGCAGTCGCTGTCGACACGGAACTGGGCAAGGTGGTCCTCGCCGGCGACTTCTTCTACAGCTACAAGAACATCGAATGGAACTGGCCACCGGGGAACTACTGGTCGCTCGATGAATGGGAACAGAGTTCTCAAAGACTCCGAAGTGATAGCGACCTCATCATTCCCAACCATGATTATGAGACCTTTGAAAGGTATCCGCGTGGATATATCGGGTGA